Proteins encoded together in one Neobacillus sp. FSL H8-0543 window:
- a CDS encoding carbohydrate ABC transporter permease: protein MRRGKKISFPYILMITFLTIASFIMIIPYLWMVLSSLKGNLEIISSTSILPHKVTFEGYKTVFQDAPFVRWLFNSLFTATLITVATVFSSALSGYIFAKFRFAGKQMIFLVVIATMMIPPQILMIPTYLIIYKLGLIDNLSAVILPSLVSAFGVFLARQAIEELPYDLIESARIDGAGEFFIFNRIILPLVRPMLSALAIFTFMAAWNNYVWPLIVLNDEEKMTLPLALVFFNGSHVTNYNIVMSASVLIMIPVFIVFLIFQKQFVKGLALTGFK, encoded by the coding sequence ATGAGAAGGGGCAAAAAAATTAGTTTTCCATACATTTTAATGATCACTTTTCTAACCATCGCATCCTTCATAATGATCATCCCATATCTATGGATGGTGCTCTCCTCGCTAAAGGGGAATTTAGAGATTATTTCATCCACCTCTATTCTTCCTCATAAGGTTACATTTGAAGGGTATAAAACCGTTTTTCAAGATGCACCGTTTGTACGCTGGTTATTTAATAGTTTATTTACAGCCACGCTTATTACCGTTGCAACTGTATTTTCAAGTGCGCTATCAGGTTATATTTTTGCAAAGTTTCGGTTTGCCGGGAAACAAATGATCTTTCTTGTGGTGATTGCCACGATGATGATTCCACCACAAATTCTGATGATTCCTACGTATTTAATTATTTATAAATTAGGTTTGATCGATAATCTTTCGGCGGTGATTTTACCAAGCTTGGTCAGTGCGTTTGGTGTATTCCTGGCAAGGCAAGCCATTGAGGAACTGCCTTATGATTTGATAGAATCTGCCCGGATTGATGGGGCTGGTGAATTTTTTATTTTTAATCGAATCATTCTCCCTCTAGTCAGACCGATGTTATCCGCCTTAGCGATATTTACATTTATGGCTGCTTGGAATAACTATGTCTGGCCATTAATTGTCTTAAATGATGAAGAGAAAATGACTTTGCCTTTGGCGCTAGTCTTTTTTAACGGGTCACATGTGACCAACTATAATATCGTCATGTCCGCCTCAGTCCTAATCATGATTCCAGTGTTTATTGTATTCCTAATCTTCCAAAAGCAGTTCGTTAAGGGTCTGGCTTTAACGGGCTTCAAATAA
- the melA gene encoding alpha-galactosidase: MLKVSIIGAGSEFTQNIVVDILTIKGLDEGIIALVDLDAERLDIAHQLVEKIIEKIGKKWSVIGSTDRKKVIADSDFVINQIEVAGLHTVKLEYEIPLKYGVKQCIGDTLGPGGLFKTLRTLPAWLAIVKDIEELAPNATILNYTNPMSAVTLATTKVTTIPVVGLCHSIQNTSNDLARYLGIPYDELKWRAGGINHMSWFVELTHNGKDMYPVLREKMKDADLLAQDPVKFDAMQYLGAFVSESSGHFSEYIPYYRKRQDLIDKHCSTGYNGGTGFYANSWPTWRKENDEEIRRKLTGEDEIKLESSDEYAAVIIEGMVKNEPKVIYGNVLNQGLIENLKPDGVVEVACLVDRNGVHPTRFGRLPEHLAALCRTNQAFFELAVDAALNKDKEMAMHALMVDPLTAAVCSLGEIKAMFDELYEAERSYIEI, encoded by the coding sequence ATGTTGAAAGTAAGTATTATCGGTGCAGGCAGTGAGTTTACTCAAAACATCGTTGTGGATATTCTCACTATCAAGGGGTTGGACGAAGGAATCATCGCTCTTGTCGATCTTGATGCTGAGCGTTTGGATATCGCCCATCAGCTTGTTGAAAAAATCATCGAAAAGATAGGTAAAAAGTGGTCTGTCATTGGCTCGACTGACCGGAAAAAGGTAATTGCTGATTCGGATTTTGTCATCAATCAAATTGAAGTAGCGGGATTACATACTGTTAAGTTGGAATATGAAATTCCTCTAAAATATGGTGTGAAGCAGTGTATTGGAGATACATTAGGACCTGGGGGGTTGTTCAAAACATTGCGTACACTTCCGGCCTGGCTTGCCATTGTAAAGGATATTGAAGAACTTGCACCAAATGCGACCATACTAAACTATACAAACCCAATGTCAGCTGTCACCCTTGCCACAACGAAGGTGACAACTATCCCGGTTGTGGGTCTTTGCCACTCCATACAAAATACCTCTAACGATTTAGCAAGATATTTAGGCATTCCTTATGATGAATTGAAATGGAGAGCTGGCGGGATTAACCACATGTCATGGTTTGTTGAACTTACACATAATGGTAAGGATATGTATCCTGTTTTAAGAGAAAAAATGAAGGACGCTGACCTGCTTGCCCAGGATCCTGTTAAATTTGATGCCATGCAATACCTTGGGGCTTTTGTATCTGAGTCCAGCGGTCATTTCTCTGAGTATATTCCTTATTATCGTAAGAGACAGGATTTAATAGATAAGCACTGTAGTACTGGGTACAATGGAGGGACTGGATTTTATGCCAACAGTTGGCCAACATGGCGTAAAGAAAACGACGAGGAAATAAGAAGAAAGCTGACTGGTGAGGATGAAATTAAACTGGAATCCAGTGATGAATATGCAGCGGTGATTATTGAAGGTATGGTTAAAAATGAACCTAAAGTTATCTACGGGAATGTATTGAATCAAGGTTTAATTGAAAACTTGAAACCAGACGGTGTCGTAGAAGTGGCCTGCTTGGTTGACCGAAATGGGGTGCATCCAACCCGATTTGGCCGTTTGCCAGAGCATTTAGCGGCTTTATGCCGAACCAATCAGGCTTTCTTTGAGCTTGCGGTGGATGCTGCTCTAAACAAAGATAAAGAAATGGCGATGCACGCTTTGATGGTGGATCCACTGACTGCAGCTGTTTGTTCTTTAGGGGAAATAAAAGCCATGTTTGATGAATTATATGAAGCAGAACGTAGCTATATTGAGATTTAA
- a CDS encoding carbohydrate kinase family protein: MSPVGIVGNFNLDIVIGGLEEQPKWDTEVMAQGFEKRVAGTAGYMALALHSLGLRPVIISSVGEDQDGSFLLEQLDQLGIETGGIVGLKGSQTPTSFVIVHKNGSRAIVSVSGAHDEFGIDMYNEKKDLLTDNKEVVICGNFLLPKFTVVDALEVAIEQKRLGKKIYFDPSWDPHGWKVETRKNTLELIKYVDVCLLNETEICHLTNELDWKKAVNIVGQYCDEVVVKLGEKGAAVFVGGELHTVKGYTVSVVDTTGAGDTFDMGYLYASRKGWSFERRLDFANKIASILISQKTREKYPQLLET; this comes from the coding sequence GTGAGTCCAGTAGGAATAGTAGGAAATTTTAACTTAGACATCGTTATTGGTGGTCTAGAAGAACAGCCGAAATGGGATACTGAAGTAATGGCACAAGGCTTCGAAAAACGTGTTGCAGGAACTGCAGGATACATGGCCCTTGCCTTACATTCACTTGGGCTCCGACCCGTAATCATCTCTTCTGTCGGAGAAGACCAGGATGGTAGCTTTTTGCTGGAACAATTAGATCAGCTTGGTATTGAAACAGGTGGGATTGTTGGATTAAAGGGCAGTCAAACCCCCACGAGTTTTGTCATTGTCCATAAGAATGGTTCAAGAGCCATTGTCTCAGTATCTGGTGCCCACGATGAGTTCGGCATAGATATGTATAACGAAAAAAAGGATCTTTTAACAGACAACAAAGAGGTTGTTATTTGTGGGAATTTCTTACTCCCGAAATTTACAGTGGTAGATGCTTTAGAGGTTGCCATTGAGCAAAAAAGATTAGGAAAGAAAATCTACTTTGATCCATCATGGGACCCACATGGCTGGAAAGTTGAAACAAGAAAGAATACTTTAGAGCTTATAAAATATGTGGATGTTTGTTTATTAAATGAAACTGAGATTTGTCATTTAACAAATGAACTAGATTGGAAAAAAGCTGTTAATATTGTTGGCCAATATTGCGATGAAGTCGTTGTAAAACTTGGAGAAAAGGGAGCAGCTGTTTTTGTTGGAGGAGAATTACACACAGTAAAAGGATACACAGTGTCTGTCGTTGATACGACAGGAGCTGGAGATACTTTTGATATGGGGTATCTTTATGCTAGCCGAAAAGGTTGGTCATTTGAAAGAAGATTGGATTTTGCCAATAAAATCGCTTCTATTTTAATTTCTCAAAAGACAAGAGAAAAATATCCCCAATTATTAGAGACTTGA
- a CDS encoding chromosome condensation regulator, protein MDYISRKEAVLKVKRWPKDTIAAGRRHTIGLKSDGTVTAIGDNKYGQCDVSGWRDIVGVAAGNVHMAMNTGNAHTIGLKSDRTVAAVGWNKHDQCDVNGWRDIVAVAAGWRRTIGLKSDGTVVAVGRNNDGECNVSGWHDIMAVSAGDWHTIGLKLDGTVTAVGNNRFHQCNVSSWCDIVAIAAGYLHTIGLKSDGTVTAEGKNKHNQCDVNSWDGIVAIAAGSNHTIGLKSDGTVAAVGWNEYGQCNVSDWHDIVAIAAGCAHTIGLKSDGSVVAVGDNEYGQCDVSDWRGIQLPSN, encoded by the coding sequence ATGGATTACATTTCACGGAAAGAAGCGGTGCTAAAGGTGAAGCGGTGGCCGAAAGATACCATAGCAGCGGGTCGTCGTCATACCATCGGACTAAAATCGGACGGCACGGTGACGGCTATTGGTGATAATAAATATGGCCAATGTGATGTAAGCGGCTGGCGCGATATTGTGGGGGTAGCGGCTGGCAATGTTCATATGGCGATGAATACGGGAAATGCTCACACAATCGGTCTTAAATCTGACCGTACTGTAGCGGCTGTGGGTTGGAATAAGCATGACCAATGCGATGTAAACGGCTGGCGCGATATTGTAGCCGTTGCGGCAGGTTGGCGTCGTACCATTGGGCTTAAATCGGATGGCACAGTGGTAGCAGTGGGCCGAAATAATGATGGTGAATGCAATGTAAGCGGCTGGCATGATATTATGGCGGTATCGGCGGGTGACTGGCATACTATTGGTCTTAAATTGGACGGCACGGTGACGGCAGTGGGCAATAATCGGTTTCACCAATGCAATGTAAGCAGCTGGTGTGATATTGTGGCGATTGCAGCGGGTTATCTTCATACCATCGGACTTAAATCAGACGGTACGGTGACGGCTGAAGGTAAGAATAAACATAACCAATGCGATGTAAACAGCTGGGACGGTATAGTGGCGATTGCGGCGGGTAGTAATCATACCATCGGACTTAAATCAGACGGTACGGTAGCGGCTGTAGGTTGGAATGAGTATGGCCAATGTAATGTAAGTGATTGGCACGATATTGTGGCGATTGCGGCGGGTTGTGCCCATACCATCGGTCTTAAATCGGACGGCAGTGTAGTTGCTGTGGGTGATAATGAATATGGCCAATGCGATGTAAGCGACTGGCGCGGCATCCAACTGCCCAGCAATTAG
- a CDS encoding DMT family transporter: MYMIIYLLLAIIGGTFIGVQAGINGVLGKRIGIIEGSFVSFFIGTIILLLLAIFLGKGDLLKVTTVPKWQLIGGALGVGYVTIMVAVVPKIGVASAITAVIVGQLLISVTLDHFGFFIKQPIPIDWYRITGLVLLVISLLLIFKGNGKWF; encoded by the coding sequence ATGTACATGATTATTTATTTACTGTTAGCGATTATTGGCGGGACTTTCATTGGCGTGCAAGCCGGAATCAATGGTGTGCTGGGAAAAAGGATTGGCATTATCGAAGGTAGTTTTGTTTCGTTTTTTATCGGTACAATTATTCTCTTATTACTTGCTATTTTCCTAGGGAAAGGAGATTTATTAAAAGTAACAACCGTTCCAAAATGGCAGCTAATTGGTGGAGCACTTGGAGTGGGATATGTAACAATTATGGTCGCTGTCGTACCAAAGATTGGAGTAGCTTCAGCGATTACGGCCGTCATTGTTGGACAGTTATTGATCAGTGTAACACTTGATCACTTTGGGTTCTTTATCAAACAACCGATACCCATTGATTGGTACCGCATTACGGGTTTAGTCCTTTTAGTTATCTCGTTGTTGTTGATATTTAAGGGGAACGGTAAGTGGTTTTGA
- a CDS encoding fumarylacetoacetate hydrolase family protein → MGLQVVRFEKDNKEQWGVVSNNKILVLKDSYSSLAHFLEEGVEAARKLKEQGQGEFLLLNEVTILSPVTKPARIVCQGANYSSHRAEAGMDEARPPFNLFFSKADSTLCGPYSEIIRPSHVKLLDYEIELGLVIGTEISSSVEVTEENLHQYIAGLVIMNDVSARDVQLSEGQFLKGKSYRTFGPTGPFLYLLDKEEVPLIHNLELNLWVNDELRQSANTNQLLFKPYETLTELSEIMDLSKGDLVITGTTGGVALRLTPETMGQLSSHVVSYAEKVDLLLESQINNGRYLKDGDVIRSQIKSKDGKIDLGEQVNKVVSSKVAIS, encoded by the coding sequence ATGGGATTACAGGTTGTAAGATTTGAAAAAGATAATAAAGAGCAGTGGGGAGTTGTATCAAATAATAAAATTCTTGTATTAAAGGATTCCTATTCTTCTTTAGCTCATTTTTTAGAAGAAGGTGTCGAAGCCGCTAGAAAATTAAAAGAACAAGGACAAGGTGAATTTCTTTTATTAAATGAAGTGACAATCTTAAGCCCTGTGACCAAACCAGCAAGAATTGTCTGTCAGGGTGCTAATTACTCATCTCATCGTGCTGAAGCTGGAATGGATGAAGCCCGGCCGCCATTTAATTTGTTTTTTAGTAAAGCAGATAGCACACTTTGTGGTCCATACTCGGAGATTATTCGTCCATCCCATGTTAAACTTTTAGACTATGAAATTGAGCTAGGGCTAGTTATTGGAACGGAGATTTCTTCATCGGTTGAAGTGACAGAAGAAAACCTTCATCAATATATTGCAGGGCTTGTCATTATGAATGATGTTTCTGCTCGAGATGTACAACTCTCTGAGGGGCAATTTTTAAAAGGGAAGAGCTACCGTACTTTTGGACCAACAGGGCCTTTTTTATACTTACTTGACAAGGAAGAGGTTCCACTCATTCATAATCTCGAATTAAATTTATGGGTAAATGATGAATTACGCCAATCGGCAAACACGAATCAATTATTATTCAAACCTTATGAAACTCTAACAGAGCTTTCAGAAATTATGGATCTTTCAAAAGGTGATTTGGTTATTACAGGTACAACTGGCGGAGTAGCACTAAGGCTTACACCAGAGACAATGGGACAACTATCAAGCCATGTGGTCTCTTACGCTGAGAAAGTAGATTTACTTCTTGAAAGTCAAATAAATAACGGTAGATATCTGAAAGATGGAGATGTTATTCGTTCTCAAATTAAGAGTAAAGATGGGAAAATTGACCTAGGTGAACAAGTTAATAAAGTGGTTTCTAGTAAAGTAGCCATTTCTTAA